The DNA segment TTCAATGTCGACGACTGCTGTGTCAGGGTAAGCTTCCACGATCGGGTCGCTGACGCCGGGCGTAATATCAAAGTCCAGGCTGAGCCCATATTCGCCGGCCAATGCATTGAGATCATTAAATTCGGATGTAATCAGATTGAACTTCGTTCCGAACGCGTCGCCAACGTTCTTCTCATAGTTAATTTGAATCCATGGATCAATCTTCGTATCGCGGTAAAACTCTTCATGCACATCGAACGTATGCGCGATTCCGCCGTACATAACATGTTTGATTCCGGCCTCTTTATAGCGCTGAAATGCTTTCTCCAGACCTTCTGCGTAATCTTCTTCGAATACGCCCCATACTCCTACGTACTTGTTTGTCACTTGACAGCCTCCTCCATGGTGCAATCGTCATAATAGTTGTTGTGAGCCCTTACATGCGACTCCAGGAAAGAAATTCACAAAAAAAATCAGTTCTTATTTCTCTATTATAGCGAGGTTAGAAAAAAAATCAACGAAATAATATAGAAATATTTCTTCCTAATTTCGCTTATTTTTGTTCAAATCGGCGCAAATATTAGATTAATACCCCGATTTCTTTGTGTTTTCTCCTGACATAGTATATGATAGTGTCATATAAATTTCGCGAAATTTTCTTCGTGATTTTTGCAAGATCAGTCCATCTAAATGAGATTGTCAGCGAAAATGTGGCAATACCCTAAACTTGGAATTATAATGGATTTAGCTCACTACTTAACTGCTGAGTCCTATAAGGTAGGAGGAACGAGGAATGTCCATCACTTTGAAAGAGATAGCCACTAAGTTGGGGGTTTCTACTTCAACGGTTTCCAAGGCGATCAACAATCGTCCCGGAGTGAGCGATGAACTGCGTCAACGCATTATGAACCTGATCGAGGAACACGATCTGCAGCCCAAGCGGCGCAATGTTAGTCAAGGCAAGGATCAAATAACGAATATTAATTTGCTGGTGCGCATGAATCAGGCAGTCGAAACCGACCCATTTTATACCTTGATCACAGAAGGGATAGCCACCGAACTGCAGCATCAGCGAAGCAATTTATTATATTATGTACTTAGCGAGCCCAAGCCAAGCGATTCCATGTTTCATGAGATGTTTGAGAATCAATCTGCGGACGGCGCCATCCTAGTGGGAGCTGATTACGATCCGCGGTTCTTGCACAAGATCGCCAGCCTGAAAATTCCGGTTGTGCTTGTTGACAGTATGCACCCCGGTTTTTGTTCGGTTAACACGGACAATGCGCGCGGCGCCCTGCAGGCGGTCAACCATCTGATAGATCTCCATCATACGCGCATTGCCTGTCTTTCCGGACCGCTTAGTCACAATAGCATTCACCAGCGTTACCAGGGATACTTGCAAGGTTTGAAGGACGCGGCGAACCAGACGATACCGAAGCTGATCGAATGTCCCGGTGTCGGAGTCGAAGACGGCTACCAAGCGATAGCCGCGCTCGACAACATCGATTTCACGGCAATATTCGCAACGAATGACAAATTGGCCATAGGCGCGATCAAGGCGCTCAAAGAAAAAGCGTTCCATGTTCCGAAGTCGATCAGTATTGTGGGCTTTGACGACATCGAGTGGGGCCTCCATACCGATCCCCCTCTGACAACGATTCGAATAGCCAAACAACAAATCGGCGCGCTTTCGGCGCAATTGATTATGCATCTGATCAACGGCGATGATCCTCATCAGGTGGATGCGAGCGTAGCAACGAAGCTAATCGTCCGCAGCTCCACATCCTCGTTTGATAACTGAAAAAAAAGGTTGAGCAGGAATGAGAAACCCTGCTCAGCTTTTTTTTTTCGCTTACTATCATCCATACGGACCGCCAAGTCAGACGGTCCTTCTAGCATTATTGCGGTTAACTCCCGCGATGCAATCCCAGTGATGACTCATCGAAAGAGTCCAAAGAAACTGCCAAGGCTAAGCTTGAGTGTAATCTTTTTGGTTCCTGCCTTGGTTTTTGCCACATACACCAATTCCATACTATCACCCCTTTCAAGCTAACTATCGGTGCTGCACTCTATATAGTTGCAATTGAGAAGGGGGTTTCTCTAGTCACATCAGCAGGTCAATTCGCTCCGTCAATTTCGAAACAGTATGGGCTGGTTTTGTTCTCCCCCCATATTGGGTCGGTCCGAGATTCTTCAGTCGCATTACCCGACCCTATGTGGCGAGCACACAATTTGTCCTCTAACGACGGGCAATTGCAGCGCTTCACGTGTTATAATGACTCTGGAAGTTGGAGGCAAAGCCAACAGGACTGCGGGAGGTTTATGATGAAAAAATATGTAACAGGGTGGAGACTGTCAATCATAGGCATTGTAATAGTCGGTCTTGCTGCCCTGATCGCACCAAATATTAATGAGGGAATGACGTATACGCAGACCATATCGATGTTTGTATTGTTCGTGTTGTTCTTGGCTGGAGTGGAGTTATTATACCGCAGGAAATGAAGAAAGTAATCTGCGCCAAGCGGCTGCCGCGGGCGCTCGTACACTGTTGCTCCCCCGCGTGTCCGGGAGATTTGCCCAACAGTCAACAATATTAGCTCCAGCCCGCTGTCATGCGGAATTCTTCTCCGCTTGCTGTCCATTATCGCATTATGATTCATTTTCAGTTGGTGATTGGTGATCAGACATAGAATGGCAGAGTAGAGCCATAGCAAGCTGAACGCCATCCTTCATCCCCTGCAAGTACAACCTTTCATTCACAATTCCTTGCTTCAAATAATGCTTGTCCTCCCATGTTGCAAATTCTGGCGTATGTATAATATCCCTGCCTTCGAACAAGGCTTCGAATGCCCGGTCTGCTGCAGCCCGAACGTCATTCAAATCAGGATGGTGTTCGATCCGTGCAGACACTTCATCCAGCCTCCCTTGCATCACTTGCCGAAACCACGGTGGAAATTCCATCTTCTGTGTCCCCCTGTCTTTGACTTATTGTGCGCTTTTCGAGCGCTTGGTTTTCATAGAATTATGTAGGAGCACCAGCT comes from the Xylanibacillus composti genome and includes:
- a CDS encoding LacI family DNA-binding transcriptional regulator, with the translated sequence MSITLKEIATKLGVSTSTVSKAINNRPGVSDELRQRIMNLIEEHDLQPKRRNVSQGKDQITNINLLVRMNQAVETDPFYTLITEGIATELQHQRSNLLYYVLSEPKPSDSMFHEMFENQSADGAILVGADYDPRFLHKIASLKIPVVLVDSMHPGFCSVNTDNARGALQAVNHLIDLHHTRIACLSGPLSHNSIHQRYQGYLQGLKDAANQTIPKLIECPGVGVEDGYQAIAALDNIDFTAIFATNDKLAIGAIKALKEKAFHVPKSISIVGFDDIEWGLHTDPPLTTIRIAKQQIGALSAQLIMHLINGDDPHQVDASVATKLIVRSSTSSFDN